The sequence ACAGTCGTAGCGGCGAGGGGACGGACGCCAGTGACGGACAGCGCAGGCATACCGGGCGGCACCGCGGCCGGGGGTTCGGGGCGGACCCCGCGCAACCGCGGGCGTCGGCGCCGCGTGCTGCGCCGGATCGGGCTCGGGACGGCCTTCGTGGTCCTGGCGGGCACGGCCACCGGCTGGTGGCTCTACAACAAGCTCGACGGGAACATCACCGAGGACACCTCGGCCGCGGCCGAGCTGAGGCGCTACGAGCGCGAGCGCCCGGCGCACCTGGCCACCGGGGCCCAGAACATCCTGCTGATCGGCTCGGACTCGCGCTCCGGCAAGGACAACGCCCGGTACGGGCAGGACGGGGGCACCCAGCGCTCGGACACCACGATCCTGCTGCACCTGCCGCAGGACCGCCGGAGCGCGACCGCGGTGTCGATACCCCGGGACCTGATGACGGACATCCCCTCCTGCCTGCAGCCGGACGGGAGCCGCACCGCCGCCCGGTTCTCCCAGTTCAACTGGGCGTTCCAGTGGGGCGGGGCCGCCTGCACGATCCGTACGGTGGAGAAGCTCACCGGGATCCGGGTCGACCACCACATGGTGATCGACTTCGGCGGGTTCAAGAAGATGGTCGACGCCATCGGCGGGGTGGAGGTCTGCCTCAAGGAGCCGGTGAACGACTCCGAGGCCAAGCTGCGGCTCGCCGCCGGCCGCCAGACCCTCCGGGGCGAGCAGGCGCTGGGCTACGTCCGTGCCCGCCACAGCCTGGGCAACGGCAGTGACACCGAACGGATGGACCGGCAGCAGCAGTTCCTCGGATCGCTCGTCAAGAAGGTGCAGAGCAACGGGGTGCTGCTCAATCCGACCCGGCTGTATCCGCTGCTGGACGCGGCGACCTCCTCGGTGACCACGGACCCGGGACTGGCCTCGCTGCGCGGCCTGTACGAACTCGTGCGGGGCATGCGGGACATCCCGACCCATCAGGTCAAGTTCCTGACGGTGCCCCGCAAGCCCTACGCGCCCGACCCGAACCGGGACGAGCTGGTCGAGCCGGACGCGGAGCGGCTGTTCCAGCAGCTGCGGATGGACAAGCCGGTCACGGTCGCCCCGCCGAAGCCCACCCCGACGGGGGCCGCGGCGGAGGCCGCCGAGGCGGACACGGAGGCCGGTTCGGACACGGACTCCACGAACGAGGGAACCATCACACCTCAGGTACCCGTCCCTACTTTCACGGGAACGACTGCGGGCAACGCCGACTGCCGGTAAAGCAATCCCAAAAGCCGGTGACCGAACCGAGTGGGATGGGCGGTTCGCCCCGTTATAAGGGGAGTGGAATTTGTCACCAGCATGGTTTGCCGCCGAACAGGGCGGATAGGGTGAGCGATCCGGTGCCCGGCCGGACCAGAGGCGGGCACCAGCAGCCGGATCGTTGACCGTGCGCCTGGGGGAGGCGCGTCGCGAGGCACCGACGGAGGATTCGAGCAACCGTGGATGCGCAAAGCCGTGGGCGGGCGGACGAAATCGACCCCGCAGACCAGTGGGTACTCAATCCCCGCACCGGCAACTACGAACTGCGACTGGCCGACTCCGCCGCGCAAGCGCGGCCCAAGGTCACAGCACCCCGCAGATCGCCGTCTGCCCCCTCGACGCCGACCAAGCCCACCCCCGGGGTACCGCGGCCGCGCCGCGGCGACCCGCCTCCGGGCGGCCGGCGCGGCGGGCGCTCCCGCAAGCTCGGCGGTGGCGGCCGTAAGAAGGCGCTGGCCATCACCGGAGGTGTGGTGGCGTTCCTGCTGGTCGGCGGCGGCGTGGCCGGTTACCTCTACTACGACCACCTGAACGGCAACCTCAGCGTCACCGACGTGGCGGGCGCCGGCACCGGCGGTTTCAAGAAGGACCAGCCGATCAACATCCTGGTGATCGGAACGGACAAGCGCACCGGCGCGGGCAACGAGAACTACGGGGACAAGGACAGCGTCGGCCACGCCGACACCACGATCCTGTTCCACGTCTCGAAGGACCGGACGAACGCGACCGCGCTCTCCATCCCCCGCGACCTGATCACCAACATCCCGGCCTGCCCCACGAAACAGCCGGACGGATCGACGAAGACGATCGCGCCGACCAAGAACACCCGCTTCAACACCAGCCTGGGCCAGGAGGGCCGGGACGCGGGCTGCACGATGCGAACGGTCAAGGAACTCACCGGCATCGAGGTCGACCACTTCATGATGGCCGACTTCAACGCCGTCAAGACGCTGAGCACGGCGGTCGGCGGAGTACCGGTGTGCCTGGACAAGGCCGTCAACGACGAAGAGGGTTCCCACCTCAAGTTGGATGCCGGCGAACACCGGTTGGAGGGCGAGCAGGCCCTCGCCTTCGTCCGGACCCGGCACGGCTTCGGCAACAACAGCGACCTCGACCGGATCAGGATCCAGCAGCAGTTCCTGGGTTCGATGATGCGCGAGATGAAGTCGAAGGAGACGCTGACCAGCCCCAAGAAGTTCCTCTCCCTCGCGGAAGCCGCCACCAAGTCGCTGGGCGTGGACTCGGGGATCGGGTCCATCGGCAAACTCACCGATCTGGCGGGTGAGTTGAAGGGCATCGACACGAAGAACATCACCTTCACCACCCTGCCCGTGAAGGACAATCCGGCCGAACCGGAAGGCAAGAAGGCGACCGTCGTCGTCGAGAAGTCCCTGGCCGATCCGCTGCTGCAGATGATCCGGGGGGACGTCTCGCTCACGGAGGTCGAGAAGAAGGAACAGGCCGCCAAGGAGGCGGCCGACGCGGACGCGAAGGCCAAGCAGGACGCCCTGCTCCAGGGCAACCGCGCGGCCGCGGCGGACGTACGGGTGAGCGTCTACAACGGCGGCGGCCCCAAGGGCTCCGCCTCCACCACGCTGAACTGGCTGCAGAACAGCAAGGGCGTGTCCAAGTCCAGCAACGACGGCAACGCACCCTCCAAGGTCGACGCCACGCAGCTGGAGTACGCCCCCAACCAGGCCGACCAGGCCCGGGCGCTGGCGGACATGATGGGCCTGCCCGCGACCGCGCTGAAGGTGGGGACGGCCGACGCCTCGGCGAAGACGCCGATGAAGCTGACGCTGGGTCCGGACTTCCAGCAGCCGGGCTCCCCGCTGACGGCCGCGGCGCCCCAGCAGCTGCCCCAGGACGTGCAGCAGGCGCAGGCCGACAAGGCGATCTGCGCCAAGTAACAGGACTCGGCCGGTGATTCCGGCACTCTGTCGACCATGAAGGATCTCGAGGGGGACGTGTGAGGCACAGCAGCGTGCGAGGGGAGGGGGCGACCGCCCAGGCCGGCGAGGAGATATCCGGCGGCGAGGCGGACGCTTCCGGCACGGTGCCCCCACAGCGGGGCGGCTCCGGAACGGCTCGCCGTTCGGACGGCGGCCGTCCCCGCAGACAGGGCAGACGGCGCGTGCTGCGCTGGACGGCTTCCGTGCTGTCCCTGCTGATACTCGGGACGGCGGGCGCCGGGTACCTGTACTACCAGCACCTGAACGGCAGCATCCACACGGACGCGCTGAACCTCGGCGAGACCAAACTGGGCGGTTCCAAGCCCAACGCCTTCGGGCAGACCCCTCTCAACATCCTGCTGATCGGCTCCGACGCGCGCGACGACGCCGCGAACCAGGCCCTCGGCGGGGCCACCGACACCTTCGACGGCCCGCCGCTGGCGGACGTGCAGATGCTGCTGCACCTGTCCGCCGACCGCAGCAACATGTCGGTGGTCTCGATGCCGCGCGACACGATGCTGACGATGCCCAAGTGCACCGAGCCGGGCGGCAAGGTGCACCCCGCCAGCAAGGGCCTCGTCCAGACCAACGAGTCCCTGCAGCGCGGCGGTCCGGGCTGCACGGTCGCCGCCTGGCAGGAACTGACCAAGATCCCCATCGATCACTTCATGATGATCGACTTCAAGGGCGTGGTCTCGATGGCCGACGCCATCGGCGGCGTCCCGGTCTGCGTCGAGGAGAACGTCCACTCCCGTACCCGGGACGGCAAGGGCTCCGGCCTGAAGCTGCCGAAGGGCACGAGCGTCATCCAGGGCGAGCAGGCCCTGCAGTGGCTGCGCACCCGCTACGGCTTCGAGGACGGCACCGACATCGGCCGCACCCACGCGCAGCACCAGTACATGACGTCGATGGCCCGCGAGTTCCGCAAGAACGCCAAGCTCACCAACCCGGTGAAGCTCAACAGCCTGGCGCAGGCGGCCATCGACGCCATGGTCGTGGACACCGGCCTGAACAAGATCGACAAGCTGTACGACCTGAGCATGGAGCTCAAGAAGGTGCCCCCGGGCCGGATCACCATGACCACCATGCCCTGGGTCTACAGCACCAAGCCCGGCCTGGACGGTCGGGTCGAGCCCATGGCGAACGAGGCCGAGGCCGTCTTCCGGATGGTCCGCGAGGACATAGCGCTCGACGGCAAGGGCAACGCGACCCCGGAGGGCGGCGCGTCCCCCTCACCGGGCACCTCCGCGACCCCGGGCACCCCGAGCACGGCTCCCGGTACCCCGAGCACCGCCGCGACCACGGCGCCGGCCTCGGCTCCCGCGAAGATCGCGGTCTCCGTCCGCAACGCCACGAGCGGCAAGGACGGCGCCGGGACCCGGGTCAAGAACCGGGCGAACGAGGTGGCCGTGCTGCTGACCGGCAAGGGCTTCACCAAGGCCGCCGCCGACAACCAGACCGGCGCCGAGGACACCACGGTGGTCCGCTACGCCACGGACGCGCAGGCGGCCGACGCGGGCGTCGTGGCCACCGCCCTGGGCCTGCCCGCCACCGCGGTGCAGAAGTCCGAGGAGGTCTCCGGGATCACCCTGTACGTCGGCAAGGACTGGCGGACCGGCAACGCGCCGACCCCGCCGCCGCCCGCCCCGACCGTGGCCCCGACCTCGGCCCACGCCCTCAACGGCGACAACGAGGGCGCCTGCATGCCGATCCAGCCGGGCTTCACCTGGTAGCGCGCACACGAAAGGGGCCCGGCCCGGCGACTGCGACGATCCGCAGCCTCCGGGCCGGGCCCCTTCGTACGTCTCAGACCTGCGAGGGGTCCTGCCGCACGGCCGGTCGGCGACTCGCGATGACCTTGTCCGCCAGCGCCCGCGGGCTGGTCAGGAAGCCGAAGCCCCAGCTGAGGTGCATGGTCGCCAGGGCGACGGGGATCTGCGCCCGGGCCTTGAGCCCGAGCCCCTTGCCCGCCGGTACGGAGCCCGCGGTGATCGCCGCGAGATAACCGGCCGGGAGGACGAAGCCCAGGGGGGACACGGTCACGCCGACGACCACGCTCGCGGCGAGCGCGCAGACGAGGGTCGGCGGGGCCAGGTAGCGCAGGTTGATGGAGCCCGAGTGGTAGCGGGCCACCACGTGCCGCCAGCGTCCGTAGTCCTTGTACTGCTTGGCCAGCGCCTTGACGGAGCGGCGCGGGCGGTACTGGACCAGCAGCTCCGGCGAGAACCAGATCAGACCACCGGCGTCGCGGATGCGGAAGTTCAGCTCCCAGTCCTGGGCGCGGATGAACTCCTCGTTGTAGCCACCCTGCTGTTCCAGCGCCTCACGGCGGAAGACGCCGAGATAGACGGTCTCGGCCGGTCCCGCCTGGCCTCCGGTGTGGAACGGAGCGTTGCCGACACCGATCTTCGAGGTCATCGCCGCGGCCACGGCCTCTTCCCAGGCGTTCTCGCCCTGGGCGTGCATGATGCCGCCGACGTTCTGGGCGCCGGTCTCCTCCAGGAGGCGGACGGCGGTGGCGATGTAGTTCGGCGACAACATGCCGTGGCCGTCGACGCGCACCACGATCGGGTGGCGGGAGGCCTTGATGGCGGCGTTGAGGGCCGCCGGGGTCCGGCCGGTGGGATTCGGGACGGTGTGGACTCGGGGATCCTCGGCGACGAGTTCGGCGGCGATCTCGTCGGTGCGGTCCGTGGACGGCCCGAGTGCGATCACCACCTCCATCTCGCCCGCGTACTCCTGTTCCAGGATGTGGCGGACGGAATCGCGGAGGTAGTGCTCCTCGTCGAGCACCGGCATGATCACCGAGACTGCGGGCTGCTGGGCGGGCATGTGGTCCTTCAAGGTCGGGTATCGGTGTCACGTTACCGCGTACGGGGGAACCGGGTGCGCGCCGAGCGATCGGTAAGGACAGCTGCTGATCGTATGGGCCTACTGTTCTGCCGAATCAGCTGATCCGGCCAGTGCCCCGGCCGGTCTCCCTGCTGCCCCCCGCGGAGGTGTCCCCCGTGCCCCAGCCGCACCGTCCCGCCCGTCCTGACGGGCCGCCCCGACCGCAGCGCGCCCGACGCGGCGGAGGCGGTCCCGCCCGGCGCCGGGACGGTCGGCCCCGGTGGGGGGTCCGACTCGCGGCCGGCCTGTCGGTGGCGGTGCTCGGCTCCGGGGCCATCGGGCACGCCGTGATGACCGGCCTGGACACCGGGATCGAGCGGGTGGACCCGTTCAAGGACATGAAGAACCGCCCGCAGGCCGGACACGGCCTCAACTTCCTGCTGGTGGGCACGGACGGGCGGGAGAAGGTCACCCCGGAGGAGAAGCGCGAGTACCGGTTGGGCGGCGCGCCCTGCCACTGCACGGACACGATCATGCTCGTGCACCTGTCGGCGGACAAGGAACGCGCCAGTGTGATCAGCCTGCCCCGCGACAGCTACGCCGAGGTGCCCGCCCATCGGGACCTCGTCTCGGGCAAGGCCCACAAGGCCCATCCCGTGCGGCTGAACGCGGCGTACGCGGAGGGCGGGCCCAACCTGACCGTGCGGACCGTGGAGAACATGACCCGGGTGAAGATCGACCACTACCTGGAGGTCGACTTCACCAGCTTCATGAAGACGGTCGACGCGATGGGCGGCGTGGAGATCTGCACGGCGAAGACCATGCGCGACCGCAACACCGGCCTCGACCTGCTGCCCGGCAGCCACCGCCTCAGCGGTGGCCAGGCCCTGCAGTACGTGCGTTCGCGCCATGTCGACGGGGCCTCCGACCTCGGCCGGATGCAGCGCCAGCAACGGTTCGTCGCCGCCCTGATCAAACAGGCGACCGGGGGCGGGGTGCTGCTGAACCCGGTGAAGTTCAAGGAGGTCAGCTCCACCCTCCTCGGCTCCGTCCGGGCCGACAAGGACTTCGGCTCGGAGCAGATGCTGGCCCTCGGGCAGGCGATGCGGGACTTCACCCCGTCCTCCTCGGAATTCGCCTCGGTGCCCATCGGCAGCCCGTCCTTCCCCGTGAAGGGCATCGGGTCCACCGTGAAGTGGGACGAGCCGAAGGCGGCCAAGCTGTTCGAGGCGCTGCGCCAGGACCGGCCGCTGGCCCCGGCGCGGCCCGGGAAGACGGAGGGCGGCCCGCCCGCGGCGGTGCCCGTGGACGTGCCCCCGCGCCAGGTCCGGGTCCAGGTGGAGAACGGCACCCGGATCGACGGGCTGGGCGGACGGGTGGACTCCGCGCTGCGGGCCACCGGCTTCGACACCACCCGGGCCCCGGGCAACGGCGCGAGCCGCGAGGTCAAGCGCACGGTGATCACCTACGACCCCCGCTGGGACCGCTCCGCCCGCTCGGTGGCGACCGCGCTGCCGGGCAGCGAGCTGCGGGCGGTGGCGGGCCAGGGCCGGACGGTCGTGGTGGTCGCGGGGGCGGACTACCGCAAGGTGGTGCCGGTGCGGGCCGAGGACCCGTACCAGGGCACCTTCGGGGTGGTCACCGGCGACGAGGTGGTCTGCGGGAAGTAGCCCCGGCCGGGCGGCCGGCCGTTCAGCGGACGCGCTCCACCAGGGAGACCTGGAGGCCGTGGACCTTCTTCGTCTCGACCAGCTTGTAGTGCTTCTCCAGCGCCTCGGCCTGTGCCTCCGGGAGCTTGTGGTACGGGTTCTTCGTACCGCTCCACGTGACCACCCACACCCGCTGGGTGGTGCCGAGGCACTGCTCGGGCTGCGCGCACTCCACCGGGAACAGGTCGTCGTTCGCCACGGCCGAGCGCTGCGCGAACACGTCGCGGAGCTCGACCCGCTCCGGCAGGAAGTACTCGACCTGGAAATCGGTCATGTACACGCTGTCGGCGCCCCGGATCGGTACGAAGCCGTCACCCGGCCGGTAGCCCTTGGCGATGACCGCCGCGGCCTCCTCGCCCTCGCGGCCGGCCTTGATCGTCTCGGTACGGATCTGGCGCTGGTCGGGAAGGCCGAGGAGGATCACCGCGGCCAGGCCGGCCACCCCGAGCGGCCGGGGCCTGAGGGCGGCCAGACCGGCGGCGGCGAGGACCACCCAGGCGGGCATGGTGAAGAGCAGGTAGCGGTCCATGAAGTACGAGGTGCTGCCCTGCGAGACCACCCAGGCGGCCGCGATCGGGGCCGCGCCGACGAGCGCGAGCTCCACGGCGGGCCGACGGCCGCGACTCCACGCGAGCGGGAGCAGCGCCATCGCCGCGACGGCGAGCGCGATGAGCGGGGAGCCGAAGAGGGCGTCCCACACGTCGGCGATGCTGCGCAGATGCGGGGTCTTGATCCAGCTGATCTGGCGGCCGACCTGGCGCTGCCCCAGCAGCACCAGCGGGATCACCGGGAGCAAGCTGACGACGACGGTCACCGCGTAGGCGATGACGGTGCGGCCGTGCCGGTCGTGCCGCCAGCGCAGGAGCACGATCAGGGCGTGCGGCAGCAGGAAGAGCAGGGAGACGATGTGGAACAGTCCGGCGGCCGCCACGGCGACGGCGTACGGGGCCCAGCGCCGCGGGGTCGGCCGCTCCAGCGCCCGCATCAGCAGCCAGGTCGCGGCGGTGACCGCGAGCACGACGAAGGCGTAGGAGCGGGCCTCCTGGCCGTACCGAGAGACGGACGGGAGCAGGGCGAAGAGCAGGCCGGCGAAGACGGCGGTGCGGCGGTCGAACAGCATGCGGGCGGTCAGCACGACGAAGGCGGCGGCGCCGGCCATGGCGATCGCCGAGGGCATCCGGAGCATGACCTCGGAGTCGCCGAAGACGGATATCCAGCCGTGCAGCAGCAGGTAGTAGAGGCCCGAGACGGCGTCCACATGGCCCAGCATCCCGATCAGGTCGCCGGTGCTGCGTATCGCGGCGTTCCAGCTGGCGAGCTCGTCGCGCCAGAGCTGGGGGTTGCCGCTGCCCACGGTGGCGACCACGAGGGTCAGCACGGCGGCCCACAGCCAGTCGAAGCGGGCCGAGCGCGGTGTGCGCGAAGCGCCCCGGTGGCCCGCTGCGTCGTCCGAGGCCGCCTCGGAGGCGGGGCGGCCGGTCGGGGAAGGCAGGGTATGGGTCGTCATCGGGAGGAACCTGCCATGTCGTTCGAGTTCCGTTCGCGGTCCGCGGCGCGGTCCCGCACCGGCGGGTCGGCCCTCAGCGGGAAGATGCCGGGGGCGTCGATCATGCGCTGCATGAGAGCCGACAGCGGCCGCTCGGCGTAGCGGTGCACGATCCACGACAACAGGAGTACACAGGCAAGCACGGCGAGCAGGGTCGCTCCGACGCCCATACCGTGGTTGCGGGCCCAGCGGATCAGAGCGAATCCGATCTCCTGGTGCAGCAGGTACACGGGGTACGTGAGGGCGCCGGCGACGGTCAGCCACTTCCATTGGATCCGGTCGAAGGCACCCATCGCCACCGCCAGCACCACGCCGAAGGCGAGGAGGGAGAAGCCGGCCATCACGTTCCAGCTCAGCGAGTGCATGACGCCGTACTCGTAACTGCCCTTCGTGCCCAGCAGCTGATGCTGGGCCACCAGCCAGGAGAACCCGACGACGCCCAGGAGCAGCCAGTTCGTGCCGAACCGATAGATCAGGAACATGGCGATACCGGCGATGAAGTACGGGGCGTACTCCGGCATGACGAACATCTTCAGCAGCGCATTGTCCGCCTTGTCGGCGACCACGGACAGGATCATCCAGATCCCGCAGAAGGCCAGCACCCTGCGGTAGGTGACGCCGAGCGCCACGACGACGGCGAACAGCAGGTAGAAGCGCAGTTCGACCCAGAGGGTCCAGTAGACGGGGTCCACCTCGGTGACACCCAGTGGCAACTGGAGCATCGTGAAGTTGGAGAGCACGTCCGTCTTGCTGAGATGAGGTCGGTTGCGCGCCGTCGCCGCGTAGTTCACCACGAGGGTCGTGAGGATGATCGCGACCCAGTAGGCGGGCAGGAGCCGCACGACGCGGGAGTTGAAGTACTGGCGGGGCGTCTTGCCCCAGCAGGACATGCAAATGACGAAGCCGCTGATCAGGAAGAACAGCTCGACCCCGAGGAAGCCGTACGCGGTGAACCGGTGCAGTTCCGGCATCAGCTCCCGGGGCGTGCCGTCCCAGACCTCCGGCATGCGGTTGACGCCGGTCCAGTGGAAGGCGACCACCATGAGGGCGGCCACCAGACGCAGGCCGTCCAGGGCCCGGAGCCGCGGGCGTCGGCCGGTACCAGCTGCGACGGGCGTCGGGGAAGGATGCGGCACCGTTGGCGAGCTGCTGCCCGGCGCCAGGGGTACGACCGTCGACATAGAGGAACTTCTCCACTGCTGAGCCGGGTTAAGGGCCACGTCGGTTCGCCCGGTGAGCCCGAACGTCAGCTCATAAGTCTACGTGGGGCCCTTGTCGGGGCGGCGCGGGCGGTTGACGAAAGTGAGGCAGGACTCACCGCCGGGCCGTTGGGCTGTGCGGTGTCGCTCAGAGCTCTTCGTCGAAGCCCTGGGCGGAGCGCTCCTCGCGCAGCGCCATGATGGCCTGGCGGCGGGCCAGGCGGTGGGTGCGGCGGATCTGGGCCTCCTGGTAGCGCCGCTCGTCCTGCTCCGTCTCCAGGATGACGGGCGGGACTTGGCGGGGCTTGCCCTCGGCGTCCACGGCCGCGAAGACGAGGTAGGCGCTGCCGACCTGGGTGGCGGGGGTGGACTCGTTCCACCGCTCCGCGAGGACCCGTACGCCGATCTCCATGGAGGAGCGGCCGGTCCAGTTGCACTGGGCCTTGACGTGGACGAGGTCACCCACGCGCACGGGAGCGAGGAAGGCCATCTCGTCCATGGACGCGGTGACCGCCGGTCCGCCGGAGTGGCGGCCGGCCACGGCGCCCGCCGCGTCGTCCACCAGCTTCATGATCACGCCGCCGTGCACCGAGCCGAGGAGGTTGGTGTCGTTGGCGGTCATGATGTGGCTGAGGGTGGTGCGGGAGGCCGAGATCGGCTTCCCGGGCAGCTCGCCCGGTGTTTCTGTCATACGGACACCTTAGATGCGCGCCGGAGGCATCAGCTCTGCAACAGCCCGGTACGGATCCGCCCCCGGGCTGTCGGACGACGCGCCCGGGCATGCATCCTTGGGCACATGAATGACTGGCCGGAGCGGCGGGACGACGGGTACGGGCGCGGCAGCGCGCAGGCGCGGCCGGAGGGCGCGCAGCGGATGCCGCACGTGCAGCGGCAGCCGCAGCAGCCGCAGAGGCCTCCGCGACCGCCGCAGCAGCCGCAGCCCGGCCGGCCGGGGGTCCCGCCACAGCAGCACGGCGGGTACGACGGCGGGTACGACAGCGGCTACAACACCGGTCAGGTCTACGGGACGCCTGCGGGCGGAAGTCCGGGTGGACCGGGCGGGCCGGGTGTGCCGTCGCAGCGGCCGTCGGGACCGTCCGGACCGTCGGGGCCCGGCCACGCGCCGGACTGGGGCAGGCGGATCAAGATCGGTTCGATCGTGCTGGTCTCCGCGCTGCTGGTGACGACGGTGGGCACCTACTTCTGGGCGGACTCCAAGGTGCGCCGCGAGGTGGACCTCTCCAAGGTCATCGAGCGCCCGAAGGAGGGCGACTGCACGACGTACCTGATCGTGGGCTCCGACAGCCGCGAGGGCATGTCCGACGAGGAGAAGAAGAAGCTGCACACGGGCTCGGCCGAGGGCAAGCGGACCGACTCGATGATGATCCTCGCCAAGTGCTCCAGCGGGAACACGATGATCTCGCTGCCGCGCGACTCGGACGTGGAGATCCCGTCCTTCGTCGGCTCCGAGTCGGGCAAGAAGTTCCCCGCGCAGGGGCGCCGGGTCAAGCTCAACGCGGCGTACGCGGAGGACGGGCCGGAGCTGCTGGTGCGGACGGTGGAGCACAACACCGGCCTGCGGATCGACCACTACGCGGAGATCGGCTTCGCCGGCTTCGCGAACATCGTGGACGCGCTGGGCGGGGTGGAGCTGGACATCGAGAAGGGCTTCAAGGACGAGAAGTCCGGCGCCGACTTCCAGGCCGGCAAGCAGACCCTGAACGGCGAGCAGTCCCTGGCCTTCGTACGGACCCGGTACGCCTTCGCCGAGTCGGACCTTCAACGGACGAAGAACCAGCAGAAGTTCCTGTCCGCGCTGGCGAGCCAGGCGGCCACGCCGTCCACGATCGTGAACCCGTTCGCGCTGTACCCGATGCTGGGAGCCGGGCTGGACACGCTGATCGTGGACAAGGACATGGGCCTGTGGGACATGGGCCAGATGTTCTTCGCGATGAAGGGCGTCAACGGCGGTGAAGGCGTCTCGATGAACATGCCGATCTCCGGCCAGCGCGGCGGCAACCTCGTCTGGGACAAGGCGAAGGTGCAGCAGCTGGTGAAGGAGATCCAGAACGACGAGAAGGTCACCGTCCGCGGCCAGTGACCCGGTGTAAGGAAAATGGGGCACCCTGAGGGGTGCCCCATTTTCCGTGAGAGCGTGAGAGCGTGAGAGCGGGTCAGCGCTTGCCGGCGCGGGCGCGCAGCTTCCACGGCATGGCGATGGACTCCAGCTGGACCGCGAGGTTCATCTTGGACTCACCGACGGTGCGGTCCTCGAAGTGGATCGGGACCTCCATCACCTGGAAGTCGCGGCGCAGCGCCTTGAACTTCATCTCCACCTGGAAGCTGTAGCCCGCGCTGCCGACCGACGCCAGGTCGATCCCGCGCAGCGCCTCGGCGCTCCACAGGTTGAAGCCGCCCGTGATGTCGCGCACGCGGGTGCCCAGGATGGTGCTCGCGTAGGCGTTGGCCCAGCGGGAGAGCAGCTTGCGGTGCGCGCCCCACGCGTCGGACAGGGTGCCGCCGGGGACGTAGCGGCTGCCGACGACGAGACCGGCGCCGGTGGACAGGGCCACGCCCAGCATCTCGGCGATCTTGCCGGCCGGGTGGGAGCCGTCCGCGTCCATCTGGAGCACGTACTCGGCGCCGTCCTCGACGGCCTTGGCCATGCCGGCGGCGTAGGCGCGGCCGAGGCCGTCCTTCGCCGTGCGGTGCAGCACCGACATGCGCGGGGCGCCGTCCTCGGTGAGGTAGCCCTCGGCGAGTTCGTCGGCGATCCGGCCCGTGCCGTCGGGCGAGGAGTCGTCGACGATCAGCAGGCGCAGGCCGGGCTGGTCCAGGCCCATGATGAGCTCGGCCATGCCCGGCAGGTTGCCGGCTTCGTTGTACGTGGGCATGACCACGGTGAGCGGGGTCTGCGCCCACGCGTCGGGGAGCTTGGTGGTCACGATGTCGGTGGCGCGGGGAGTCTGCTGCTCGCCTATCACAGGGGTATGCCTCACTGAAGTCGGTCGGTACGCGCGTCCCTATCCGGGGTCACCGGTCGGAGGAAAAGCGGACTGCGGCCGCAGGCAGTTCAGCCTCGCACCACACCCGCGCCCCTGCGCGAAGTTCGTTGTCAGCCCCTACGACCGCACCGTCGCCGATGACCGCGCCGTCCAGGACTGTGCGCGATC comes from Streptomyces virginiae and encodes:
- a CDS encoding LCP family protein, which codes for MDAQSRGRADEIDPADQWVLNPRTGNYELRLADSAAQARPKVTAPRRSPSAPSTPTKPTPGVPRPRRGDPPPGGRRGGRSRKLGGGGRKKALAITGGVVAFLLVGGGVAGYLYYDHLNGNLSVTDVAGAGTGGFKKDQPINILVIGTDKRTGAGNENYGDKDSVGHADTTILFHVSKDRTNATALSIPRDLITNIPACPTKQPDGSTKTIAPTKNTRFNTSLGQEGRDAGCTMRTVKELTGIEVDHFMMADFNAVKTLSTAVGGVPVCLDKAVNDEEGSHLKLDAGEHRLEGEQALAFVRTRHGFGNNSDLDRIRIQQQFLGSMMREMKSKETLTSPKKFLSLAEAATKSLGVDSGIGSIGKLTDLAGELKGIDTKNITFTTLPVKDNPAEPEGKKATVVVEKSLADPLLQMIRGDVSLTEVEKKEQAAKEAADADAKAKQDALLQGNRAAAADVRVSVYNGGGPKGSASTTLNWLQNSKGVSKSSNDGNAPSKVDATQLEYAPNQADQARALADMMGLPATALKVGTADASAKTPMKLTLGPDFQQPGSPLTAAAPQQLPQDVQQAQADKAICAK
- a CDS encoding LCP family protein codes for the protein MTDSAGIPGGTAAGGSGRTPRNRGRRRRVLRRIGLGTAFVVLAGTATGWWLYNKLDGNITEDTSAAAELRRYERERPAHLATGAQNILLIGSDSRSGKDNARYGQDGGTQRSDTTILLHLPQDRRSATAVSIPRDLMTDIPSCLQPDGSRTAARFSQFNWAFQWGGAACTIRTVEKLTGIRVDHHMVIDFGGFKKMVDAIGGVEVCLKEPVNDSEAKLRLAAGRQTLRGEQALGYVRARHSLGNGSDTERMDRQQQFLGSLVKKVQSNGVLLNPTRLYPLLDAATSSVTTDPGLASLRGLYELVRGMRDIPTHQVKFLTVPRKPYAPDPNRDELVEPDAERLFQQLRMDKPVTVAPPKPTPTGAAAEAAEADTEAGSDTDSTNEGTITPQVPVPTFTGTTAGNADCR
- a CDS encoding glycosyltransferase family 2 protein, whose protein sequence is MPAQQPAVSVIMPVLDEEHYLRDSVRHILEQEYAGEMEVVIALGPSTDRTDEIAAELVAEDPRVHTVPNPTGRTPAALNAAIKASRHPIVVRVDGHGMLSPNYIATAVRLLEETGAQNVGGIMHAQGENAWEEAVAAAMTSKIGVGNAPFHTGGQAGPAETVYLGVFRREALEQQGGYNEEFIRAQDWELNFRIRDAGGLIWFSPELLVQYRPRRSVKALAKQYKDYGRWRHVVARYHSGSINLRYLAPPTLVCALAASVVVGVTVSPLGFVLPAGYLAAITAGSVPAGKGLGLKARAQIPVALATMHLSWGFGFLTSPRALADKVIASRRPAVRQDPSQV
- a CDS encoding LCP family protein gives rise to the protein MRHSSVRGEGATAQAGEEISGGEADASGTVPPQRGGSGTARRSDGGRPRRQGRRRVLRWTASVLSLLILGTAGAGYLYYQHLNGSIHTDALNLGETKLGGSKPNAFGQTPLNILLIGSDARDDAANQALGGATDTFDGPPLADVQMLLHLSADRSNMSVVSMPRDTMLTMPKCTEPGGKVHPASKGLVQTNESLQRGGPGCTVAAWQELTKIPIDHFMMIDFKGVVSMADAIGGVPVCVEENVHSRTRDGKGSGLKLPKGTSVIQGEQALQWLRTRYGFEDGTDIGRTHAQHQYMTSMAREFRKNAKLTNPVKLNSLAQAAIDAMVVDTGLNKIDKLYDLSMELKKVPPGRITMTTMPWVYSTKPGLDGRVEPMANEAEAVFRMVREDIALDGKGNATPEGGASPSPGTSATPGTPSTAPGTPSTAATTAPASAPAKIAVSVRNATSGKDGAGTRVKNRANEVAVLLTGKGFTKAAADNQTGAEDTTVVRYATDAQAADAGVVATALGLPATAVQKSEEVSGITLYVGKDWRTGNAPTPPPPAPTVAPTSAHALNGDNEGACMPIQPGFTW